The bacterium genomic interval TCGCCAAGAGCGCCGCGGAGCTGACGATCCTCGAGGTCGTGGACGCCGTCGATCCCCTCCCCCGCCTCGCGGCCTGCCCGCTGGGGCTGCACGCCCACAAGGGGGAGCTTTGCCCGCTGCACCGCCGGCTCGCCGCGGCGACGGCCGCGGTCGAGCGCGCGTTCGCCGCCTCGACCCTCGCCGAGCTGCTCGCCGATCCGTCGCCGAGCAAGCCGCTCTGCGCAGTGCCCGCG includes:
- a CDS encoding Rrf2 family transcriptional regulator, with product MISRTAEYALRAMVYLAVDPDAPRTVKELAAATRVPEGYLSKVMQGLARAGLVRSQRGLHGGFALAKSAAELTILEVVDAVDPLPRLAACPLGLHAHKGELCPLHRRLAAATAAVERAFAASTLAELLADPSPSKPLCAVPAPPPTRPRRRRAG